Proteins encoded within one genomic window of Macrobrachium nipponense isolate FS-2020 chromosome 8, ASM1510439v2, whole genome shotgun sequence:
- the LOC135222699 gene encoding uncharacterized protein LOC135222699 isoform X1, translating into MEPTAAAAAAHTPQVIELAIEETVVYELRWRIQIKYPPHPIDQKATSFPSLLQAPKPTPLAKAKPIAKVLPAIRERKRSTSTENDSSWDTTERNLKSRLFGEENPDTIYVYTFETEKSPGLLTVEVQQEQSKEHITKTEEVSSLKEISSKSIASQLHKKFLSSDQEHESLSRRGSDPCARHRDWIRKAFSLSESKRRGITRDMECVNGEGCHTENAEIDTKGHKETTISDCLEEFLGSLHLSHLLDYLKVLGCMCVRDLRLLEMPELEAIQLVSRRRLLQQLDSLSLHHEAPPEGCSLEAWLTWYGLTHISGFLTAIGVHSVGDLRYLREDDLVLLKPVTRRRILACNRKHVEKARLMHNGLVRNDYLM; encoded by the exons ATGGAGCCCACCGCCGCCGCTGCTGCCGCCCACACTCCGCAAG TGATTGAGTTGGCGATCGAGGAAACAGTGGTATATGAACTGAGGTGGAGGATCCAGATAAAATATCCCCCTCACCCCATCGATCAAAAGGCGACGTCATTCCCTTCTTTACTGCAAGCCCCAAAG CCAACGCCCTTGGCCAAGGCAAAACCAATTGCTAAAGTACTGCCTGCCATCAGGGAAAGAAAACGGTCAACATCGACAGAAAACGACAGTTCATGGGATACTACTGAAAGGAATTTGAAATCGCGACTCTTCGGTGAAGAAAACCCAGATACAATCTACGTTTACACCTTCGAGACAGAGAAATCGCCAGGTTTATTGACAGTTGAGGTACAACAAGAACAAAGCAAAGAACATATTACAAAGACTGAAGAAGTTTCATCTCTAAAGGAAATCTCAAGCAAATCAATTGCAAGTCAATTGCATAAGAAGTTCCTTTCAAGTGACCAGGAACACGAAAGTTTATCTCGAAGAGGATCTGATCCTTGCGCTCGTCATCGAGATTGGATCCGTAAGGCATTCTCTCTGTCCGAATCCAAGCGAAGAGGAATAACAAGAGACATGGAGTGTGTTAACGGAGAAGGATGCCACACCGAGAATGCAGAGATCGACACCAAAGGTCACAAAGAGACTACTATTTCCGACTGCTTGGAAG AGTTCTTGGGCAGCCTGCACTTGAGCCACCTGCTGGACTACCTGAAGGTGCTGGGTTGTATGTGCGTCAGGGACCTTAGGCTTCTTGAGATGCCCGAGTTGGAGGCCATTCAGCTGGTTTCCCGTCGCCGCCTCCTGCAGCAGCTCGATTCCCTCAGCCTTCACCACGAAG CGCCCCCCGAAGGATGCTCCCTCGAGGCCTGGCTGACCTGGTACGGGCTGACGCACATCTCCGGGTTCCTGACGGCCATCGGCGTCCACAGCGTCGGAGATCTCAGGTACCTGAGGGAGGATGACCTGGTGCTTCTCAAGCCAGTCACTCGAAGAAGGATTCTCGCGTGCAACAGGAA
- the LOC135222699 gene encoding uncharacterized protein LOC135222699 isoform X2, protein MEPTAAAAAAHTPQVIELAIEETVVYELRWRIQIKYPPHPIDQKATSFPSLLQAPKPTPLAKAKPIAKVLPAIRERKRSTSTENDSSWDTTERNLKSRLFGEENPDTIYVYTFETEKSPGLLTVEVQQEQSKEHITKTEEVSSLKEISSKSIASQLHKKFLSSDQEHESLSRRGSDPCARHRDWIRKAFSLSESKRRGITRDMECVNGEGCHTENAEIDTKGHKETTISDCLEEFLGSLHLSHLLDYLKVLGCMCVRDLRLLEMPELEAIQLVSRRRLLQQLDSLSLHHEAPPEGCSLEAWLTWYGLTHISGFLTAIGVHSVGDLRYLREDDLVLLKPVTRRRILACNRKQ, encoded by the exons ATGGAGCCCACCGCCGCCGCTGCTGCCGCCCACACTCCGCAAG TGATTGAGTTGGCGATCGAGGAAACAGTGGTATATGAACTGAGGTGGAGGATCCAGATAAAATATCCCCCTCACCCCATCGATCAAAAGGCGACGTCATTCCCTTCTTTACTGCAAGCCCCAAAG CCAACGCCCTTGGCCAAGGCAAAACCAATTGCTAAAGTACTGCCTGCCATCAGGGAAAGAAAACGGTCAACATCGACAGAAAACGACAGTTCATGGGATACTACTGAAAGGAATTTGAAATCGCGACTCTTCGGTGAAGAAAACCCAGATACAATCTACGTTTACACCTTCGAGACAGAGAAATCGCCAGGTTTATTGACAGTTGAGGTACAACAAGAACAAAGCAAAGAACATATTACAAAGACTGAAGAAGTTTCATCTCTAAAGGAAATCTCAAGCAAATCAATTGCAAGTCAATTGCATAAGAAGTTCCTTTCAAGTGACCAGGAACACGAAAGTTTATCTCGAAGAGGATCTGATCCTTGCGCTCGTCATCGAGATTGGATCCGTAAGGCATTCTCTCTGTCCGAATCCAAGCGAAGAGGAATAACAAGAGACATGGAGTGTGTTAACGGAGAAGGATGCCACACCGAGAATGCAGAGATCGACACCAAAGGTCACAAAGAGACTACTATTTCCGACTGCTTGGAAG AGTTCTTGGGCAGCCTGCACTTGAGCCACCTGCTGGACTACCTGAAGGTGCTGGGTTGTATGTGCGTCAGGGACCTTAGGCTTCTTGAGATGCCCGAGTTGGAGGCCATTCAGCTGGTTTCCCGTCGCCGCCTCCTGCAGCAGCTCGATTCCCTCAGCCTTCACCACGAAG CGCCCCCCGAAGGATGCTCCCTCGAGGCCTGGCTGACCTGGTACGGGCTGACGCACATCTCCGGGTTCCTGACGGCCATCGGCGTCCACAGCGTCGGAGATCTCAGGTACCTGAGGGAGGATGACCTGGTGCTTCTCAAGCCAGTCACTCGAAGAAGGATTCTCGCGTGCAACAGGAA